The Nostoc sp. 'Lobaria pulmonaria (5183) cyanobiont' genome window below encodes:
- a CDS encoding DUF3466 family protein — protein sequence MTAISLTASKSALAASLYSVTDLGSLTGEAYSYATDINDSGEVAINSLDSSFFYSNGSLKKISPLPGDNVLAVTGINNLGQVVGNSIGKTDSDNNVFIYSGGTTQNTGLKGIPYAINDSGEVVGGTNGGGIFPKLAFPFGAAFQYNNGTTTIINSNLNENYVAYGINNLSQVVGIFGSSGRAFLSDNGIITNLGTLPDDKYSQANDINDLGQVVGSSGLTGVNDTRAFLYSSSTGLQDLGRLRPTDLFSTGLGINNLGQVVGFSGTNNNFFAADGNGLRAFLYSDNTLYDLNDLIAPGSEAGFTLTAASAINNNGQIVGRGAVNGELHAFLLTPTSSVSVAEPTSGVPILSFGAVVILFATFKRKPYSSNAAIQQTS from the coding sequence TTGACTGCAATCAGTCTTACTGCATCCAAGTCGGCATTGGCGGCATCTCTGTACTCAGTTACTGACTTAGGCAGTCTTACAGGAGAAGCCTACAGTTACGCTACAGACATTAATGACTCAGGTGAAGTAGCGATTAATTCTTTGGACAGTTCTTTTTTTTACAGTAATGGTTCGCTCAAAAAAATTAGTCCGTTGCCTGGCGATAATGTACTTGCAGTGACTGGTATCAATAACTTGGGGCAAGTAGTTGGTAATTCCATCGGTAAGACCGACAGTGATAATAACGTCTTTATTTACAGTGGTGGAACAACGCAAAATACTGGTCTTAAAGGCATTCCTTATGCTATCAATGACTCAGGTGAGGTAGTTGGCGGTACAAATGGTGGCGGTATATTCCCAAAACTTGCCTTTCCCTTCGGAGCCGCTTTCCAATACAACAATGGTACGACGACTATTATTAACAGTAACTTAAATGAAAATTATGTTGCCTATGGCATAAATAATCTAAGTCAGGTAGTTGGCATTTTCGGTTCTTCCGGCCGAGCCTTTTTATCCGACAACGGTATAATCACTAATCTCGGTACCCTCCCTGATGACAAATACAGTCAAGCAAACGATATTAATGACTTAGGACAAGTAGTTGGTAGTTCGGGACTCACTGGCGTAAATGATACTCGTGCTTTTCTGTACAGTTCCAGTACGGGACTCCAAGACCTCGGTAGGTTACGTCCTACAGATTTGTTTAGTACTGGTTTGGGGATCAATAATTTGGGTCAAGTAGTCGGGTTTTCTGGCACTAACAATAACTTTTTTGCCGCAGATGGCAATGGTTTACGGGCTTTTCTTTATAGTGATAACACTCTCTACGACTTAAATGACCTGATTGCTCCTGGTTCAGAGGCTGGCTTTACCTTGACAGCAGCATCTGCCATTAATAATAATGGACAAATTGTCGGTCGTGGTGCAGTTAATGGTGAATTACACGCCTTCCTCTTGACGCCAACCTCATCTGTCTCTGTAGCTGAACCAACTTCAGGTGTTCCTATTTTGTCGTTTGGTGCTGTTGTAATTTTATTTGCAACGTTCAAGCGCAAACCTTACTCTAGCAATGCAGCCATACAACAAACAAGTTAA
- the ovoA gene encoding 5-histidylcysteine sulfoxide synthase: protein MNSLQSATPPKLDSCNNQVILDYFENAWQLEEILLKSLVGEETFYLNPDPLRNPLIFYLGHSAIFYINKLIQVGLLEKRLNPEYEILFEIGVDPEKPEELNEAIAHLEWPQVSQTWEYREQAYSVISELIKTTPITLPIHPNHPLWALMMGIEHQRIHIETSSMLIRQLPIERVKRPQNWQYAPFNGYTSENEMIEVAGGVAKLGKALNDSTYGWDIDYGDRTVEVAPFFASKYLITNADFIYFVKAGGYENQEYWDEESWNWKTRYNIQCPKFWLHENGSYKYRAMFDEIDLPLDWPVEVNHYEAMAYCRWQGKDTRLMSEPEYHLATYSNSLLDDVENYNLNLKFGSPSPVGMLETAKSSSGLYDLRGNVWEWLSNNLNPFAGYQPHFLYEDNSAIFFDDKHQMMLGGCWITNGTEALKYYRNWFRPNFYQHAGFRIVQDIKD, encoded by the coding sequence ATGAATAGTCTACAATCTGCTACACCTCCAAAACTTGATAGTTGTAATAACCAAGTTATCCTCGATTACTTTGAGAATGCTTGGCAACTGGAAGAGATATTATTGAAGAGTCTAGTTGGGGAAGAGACATTTTATCTCAATCCCGATCCTTTGAGAAATCCTTTAATTTTTTATCTAGGACATTCGGCGATTTTCTACATCAACAAATTAATTCAGGTAGGATTATTAGAAAAACGCCTCAATCCAGAGTATGAAATTTTGTTTGAAATTGGAGTAGATCCAGAAAAACCAGAAGAGTTAAATGAAGCGATCGCTCATTTGGAATGGCCGCAAGTTTCACAAACTTGGGAGTATCGAGAACAAGCATATTCTGTAATTTCTGAACTAATTAAGACAACCCCAATTACTCTACCAATTCATCCCAATCATCCTCTTTGGGCTTTAATGATGGGGATTGAACACCAACGTATTCACATTGAAACTTCTTCGATGTTAATTCGCCAACTGCCTATTGAGAGAGTGAAACGTCCTCAAAATTGGCAATATGCCCCTTTTAATGGTTACACTTCTGAGAACGAAATGATAGAAGTTGCTGGTGGGGTAGCAAAACTCGGTAAAGCCTTAAATGATTCAACTTATGGATGGGATATTGATTATGGCGATCGCACTGTTGAAGTTGCACCCTTTTTTGCCAGTAAATATCTGATTACTAATGCCGATTTTATCTATTTTGTTAAGGCTGGTGGCTACGAAAATCAAGAGTATTGGGATGAAGAATCTTGGAATTGGAAAACTCGATACAATATTCAATGTCCCAAATTTTGGTTACATGAAAATGGTAGCTACAAATATCGAGCCATGTTTGATGAAATCGACTTACCCCTAGATTGGCCTGTGGAAGTCAATCATTATGAAGCTATGGCTTATTGTCGTTGGCAAGGGAAAGATACTCGCTTAATGAGTGAACCAGAGTACCATTTAGCAACTTATAGTAATAGTTTATTAGATGATGTCGAAAATTATAATCTCAATTTAAAATTTGGCTCCCCTAGTCCTGTTGGGATGTTAGAAACAGCCAAAAGTTCTTCGGGATTGTATGATTTACGTGGGAATGTTTGGGAATGGTTGAGTAATAACCTAAACCCTTTTGCAGGATATCAACCTCATTTTCTTTATGAAGATAATTCTGCTATCTTTTTTGATGATAAACATCAAATGATGTTAGGAGGATGTTGGATAACTAATGGTACAGAAGCTTTAAAATATTACCGCAACTGGTTCCGTCCAAATTTTTATCAGCACGCTGGTTTTCGGATTGTTCAAGATATCAAAGATTAA
- a CDS encoding SAM-dependent methyltransferase — MKDIFFCPEESNFYSNCLESFVIRNCQNSESIVEFGSGDGSPVINSLLRNKFDGVIQGFELNTSAWKVANSTIDEYNLTSKYIIHNSSLFNSSQHDAEYLVANPPYLPAPDNDIYMPLLFGGVDGATVTNELLSLGYENVLVLISSFSNPTSTLNLAKQNGYYVQNFMVLPLQFGYYSSDPKVKKHIEKLQKNQMAFYSGNYYFLAGVLFKKCQESVIDLSNQLAQVMTSL; from the coding sequence ATGAAAGATATCTTTTTTTGCCCTGAAGAATCTAATTTCTACTCCAACTGCTTAGAAAGCTTTGTGATCAGAAATTGTCAAAATTCTGAATCTATTGTGGAGTTTGGTTCAGGAGATGGCAGCCCTGTAATTAATTCCTTATTGAGAAACAAGTTTGATGGAGTCATCCAGGGATTTGAATTAAATACTTCTGCATGGAAAGTCGCAAATTCAACCATTGATGAATACAATCTCACTAGTAAATACATCATCCATAATTCATCTTTGTTTAATTCTTCTCAACACGATGCTGAGTATCTTGTAGCCAATCCACCCTATCTTCCCGCACCAGATAACGATATTTATATGCCACTATTATTTGGGGGTGTAGATGGAGCCACAGTGACCAATGAGCTTTTATCGTTAGGTTATGAAAATGTGTTGGTTTTAATATCTAGCTTTTCTAATCCAACAAGCACGTTGAACTTAGCAAAACAAAATGGTTATTATGTTCAAAACTTCATGGTGTTACCTTTGCAGTTTGGCTACTATAGCTCCGATCCCAAGGTAAAGAAGCACATCGAAAAACTCCAAAAAAATCAGATGGCATTTTATTCTGGTAATTATTATTTTTTAGCTGGAGTTTTATTTAAAAAATGCCAGGAGTCTGTAATTGATTTATCTAATCAATTAGCTCAGGTGATGACTAGTTTGTGA
- a CDS encoding glycerophosphodiester phosphodiesterase, whose product MTTTLQDTSPIIIAHRGASGYRPEHTLAAYELAIALGADYIEPDLVSTKDAVLIARHENEISETTNVTSHAEFAHLQTTKIIDGESKTGWFTEDFTLKELKTLRAKERIPQLRSQNTAYDGLLEIPTLQEIIDLVKVKSGEINRAIGIYPETKHPTYFQSIGLALEAPLLATLTANGYQGANTPVFIQSFEVGNLQDLSTKTDLPLVQLLNNSGKPYDFVISGCERTYTDLVTASGLAEIAEYAQAIGIHKNLLVPRDNNGKLRRRKAACRQTSPTSLVIDAHAAGLLVHAWTFRNEDCFLPLDFQGNPQGEYELFFNLGVDGVFSDYPDTAVHASTVQW is encoded by the coding sequence ATGACTACAACTTTGCAAGATACATCTCCAATTATCATTGCACACCGGGGTGCTAGCGGCTATCGTCCCGAACATACTCTAGCTGCTTATGAGTTAGCGATCGCACTTGGGGCTGATTATATTGAACCTGATTTAGTTTCTACCAAAGACGCCGTTTTAATTGCTCGTCACGAAAATGAGATTTCTGAAACTACCAACGTTACAAGCCATGCAGAATTTGCTCATCTTCAAACCACTAAAATAATTGATGGCGAATCAAAAACTGGCTGGTTTACTGAAGACTTTACCCTAAAAGAACTGAAAACACTACGAGCTAAAGAGCGAATTCCCCAACTGCGATCGCAAAATACCGCCTATGATGGACTCTTAGAAATTCCCACGCTGCAAGAAATCATCGATTTAGTCAAGGTTAAAAGTGGCGAAATTAATCGGGCGATTGGCATTTACCCAGAAACGAAGCACCCAACTTACTTTCAATCTATTGGGTTAGCCCTAGAAGCACCCCTACTTGCAACTTTAACAGCTAACGGTTATCAGGGAGCTAACACACCTGTTTTCATTCAGTCTTTTGAAGTGGGTAATTTACAAGATTTATCTACAAAGACTGATTTACCTCTGGTGCAATTGCTGAATAACAGTGGTAAACCTTATGATTTTGTCATTAGTGGCTGCGAACGCACCTATACAGATTTAGTCACAGCATCAGGTTTAGCAGAAATTGCTGAATATGCACAGGCGATTGGGATTCATAAAAATTTACTGGTTCCTAGAGACAACAATGGTAAATTGCGTAGACGCAAAGCGGCTTGTCGCCAGACATCGCCTACATCTTTAGTCATCGATGCTCATGCGGCTGGTTTGCTAGTTCATGCCTGGACTTTCCGCAATGAAGACTGTTTTTTGCCACTGGATTTTCAAGGAAATCCTCAAGGTGAATATGAACTATTTTTCAACTTAGGTGTTGATGGCGTATTTAGCGACTACCCAGATACAGCAGTTCACGCCTCTACTGTTCAGTGGTAA
- a CDS encoding sterol desaturase family protein, with the protein MQKILNFCFEIEFYLKIAISCTIVQQVFYLLLNNIKIDFITQVLLYWLLGSISFYSIGILIEKGIKSNDVLRDKLTARVKKVKNQEFPSFTIKGIITGEIKAFLLALITLYLAPEVHRGNSLLLNLEWFLMRIVAADFCFYIAHRFLHTRFLQKIHLKHHEFRDSSSFVAGHKSLVEYIIVAIADVLPIFIFGYDITQLCAWSIIGNAYNLEGHSSLSIFFIPSDFHDLHHTCFHGNYGIQGFWDRIFNTLNPPTKKPGIMFPVSSIEYTLIKSSISKDTEKI; encoded by the coding sequence ATGCAAAAAATTTTGAATTTCTGTTTTGAGATCGAATTTTATCTGAAGATCGCTATTAGTTGTACGATTGTTCAGCAGGTATTTTATTTGCTGTTAAATAATATCAAGATCGACTTTATAACGCAGGTGCTGTTGTATTGGCTCCTTGGTTCTATTTCATTTTATAGTATTGGCATTCTCATTGAAAAAGGAATCAAAAGTAACGATGTTTTAAGAGATAAGCTGACTGCAAGGGTCAAGAAAGTCAAAAATCAAGAATTTCCTTCCTTTACTATCAAAGGCATTATAACAGGAGAAATTAAAGCTTTTCTATTAGCACTCATAACTCTATATCTAGCTCCAGAGGTTCATAGAGGAAATAGCTTACTCTTAAACCTTGAATGGTTCTTGATGAGAATAGTTGCTGCTGATTTCTGTTTTTATATTGCTCATCGGTTCTTGCACACAAGATTCTTGCAGAAAATCCATCTTAAACATCATGAGTTTCGTGACTCATCAAGTTTTGTTGCTGGACACAAGAGTTTGGTTGAATATATTATTGTTGCGATCGCTGACGTTTTGCCTATTTTTATATTTGGATATGACATCACTCAACTATGTGCATGGAGCATTATAGGCAATGCTTACAACTTAGAAGGTCATAGTTCTTTGTCAATATTTTTCATTCCATCAGATTTTCACGATCTTCATCATACTTGCTTTCATGGAAACTATGGCATTCAGGGATTCTGGGATAGAATATTCAACACACTAAATCCTCCTACTAAGAAGCCGGGAATTATGTTTCCTGTGAGTTCGATCGAGTATACACTTATTAAGTCATCTATTAGTAAGGACACAGAAAAAATATAA